The segment CGGGTGCGCCTTTCACCGCAGACCCTCCGATGTCAATGCCGAGGGTTTTCATGCCCGACCTCTACACGCCGCCCCGGCCGGCCGCACGTGCAATCTGTGGCGCGTCACGGACCGTTCAACCACCCTGCGGTTGCTTGCCCTGCAACTCCTCGGCGGTGGCCGCGCGCGCGCTGACGATCTCCACGTCAAAGACGAGATCGACTCCGGCCAGCGGGTGATTGGCGTCGAGCAGCACGTCGTCGCCCTCCAGCCCGGCGACGGTCACCACGGGCGCACCGGGCTCGGGTCCGACTTGGAACGTGTCGCCAACGTTGAGTTCACCCTCGACGGGCAGCAGGCTGCGATTCACCCGTTGCACCTGCGCGGGATCGCGTTCGCCGTAAGCTTTTGCCGCGGGCACCTGCACTCGCCGCTTCACCCCGGCGTCCGCGTCGCGCAGCTGTTCGTCGAGCCCATCGATGATGTGCCCCGATCCCTCGAGAAACGTGATCGGCGTGCCGCCCGCCGAGGTATCGAGCACGCGATTCGACGTATCGCGCAACGTGTAGTGAAAGGTGACGACGCGTGGCATCCGCTGAACAGAAAGTAACACCTTCCAAGTAACAAGTGCCAAGATCCGGGTGCGGTGGCGCCCCACTCACCCATAGGTTCTATAGGTCTCACACGTCCCGTAGGTCCCACGCCCTCCCCCGTCTACGTCTCCTGCCGCAGAACCTCCAGCGGCGGATGATTCGTGATGCCCCGGCTGGTGAGCAGTCCCGTCACGAGCGTCACGACCACCACCCCGCCCAACGCCGCGAGCAGCGCGCCTGGGCTGAACATCACCGGCGACTTGAACACGAACTTTGCCAGCAACGCGTTCGCCGTCAGCGCGAGCAGGCCGCCGGTGAGCGCCGCGAGCACGCCGAGCACCGCGTATTCCACCAGTTGAATCTGTCGCAGCTGCCGCCGCGTCGCGCCGAGCGTGCGCAGCAGCACGGTCTCGCGAATCCGCTGGTACCGTCCCGTTAGCACCGCCCCGGCCAGCACGATTACGCCGGTGATGACCGTGAACAGCGCCATGAACGAGATCACGAACGCCGCCTTGGCGAAAATCCCGTCGAAGGTCTGCTGGATCAACGCGAGATCGATCGCCGATACGCTCGGCAATTCGCGGCCCACCGCGCGCTGCACCTGCGCCGAGATCGTCGGCGTCGCGGCCCGTGTCGCCGCAATGAAGGTCTTCGGGGCCGGCTCCAGCACGCCCTCGGGAAACACCACGAAAAAATTCGGCTGCATCCGCTGCCACTCCACCTGCCGCAGGCTCGCGACGTAACCCGTGATCGGCACTCCCTGCACGTCGAACGTGAGCTCGTCGCCCAGTTTCAACTGCAGGTCCTTCGCCAGGCCTTCCTCGACCGACACCGGCACGCGCGCCTCGCCGGGCTCCACCCGGCCGATGAACGTGCCCGCAGTCAGCCGCTCCGTGTCCGTGAGCTGGCCGCGATACGTCGACCGATACTCGCGCCGCAGCGCCCAGCCGGGCAGGCGCGCGGACTCGTCTTTCAACCACTCCTCGACCGTCCGCCCCTTCAGCTTGGCCAGCCGCATCGTCACCATCGGCGCGTGCGCCAGCAACGGAGCGCCATTCGCCGCCGCGAGCTTTTCCAGCGCGCCGATCTGGTCCTCCTGCACATCGAAGAAGATCAAATTCGGTCGCGTGCCGCCGCCGATGCCCGCGATCTTCGCCAGCAGCGACGCGCGCGTCAGCACCAGCGTGAGCATCAAGAACGTGCCGAGCCCGAGCGACAGCAGCAGCAGCACGGTGCGGTTGTTCGGCCGGTGCAAGTTCGCCAGCCCCTGCCGGGCGACATACGGCAGCCCGCGCCGCGGTCCGAATTTTTTCGCCGCCCAGATGATCCCGCGCGCCAGCAGTGCCAGCGTGCCGAAGGCCACGCCAAGCATCAGTGCAAAGCCGCCCCCTGCGCGCCAGTTGCCGGCCTGCAGGATGGCGAAGCCAAGAATCGCCAGCCCGATGCCGGCGTAGATCCACTTCCGCCACGGATCCGCTCCCGTGCGCTCCCCCTGCGCGGAGCGGATCGCCAGCAGCGGCGAAACGCGGCGCACGGTCAGCAGCGGCAGTAGCGTGAACAACACGCAGATCACCAGCCCCGCGACCGTGCCGCGCAACACCGCCGGCCAGGAAATGAACATCTCGACCTGGAACGGCAGAAAATCCTTCAGCACCGCCGGCAGCAGCGTCTGCACGCCCACCCCGAGCAGCGCGCCAATCACCGCGCCCACCGCGCCGAGCCCGAGGCCCTGGACGACATAGATCGTGAAGCTCGCGCGCGCCGTCGCACCGAGACAGCGCAGCATCGCCACGGTCGCGATCTTCTGCCGCACGTAAACGTGCATGGCGCTCGCCACGCCCACCGCCCCGAGCACGAGCGCGACAAAACCCACGAGGCTCAGGAACGAATAAACGTCCTTCAGATTCTCGCCGAGGTCGCGTTTGCGTTCCTCCACCGTGGCGAACTGCAGCCGCTGCCCGCGAAACTTCTCGCGCATCTCCTTCACGAGCTGCTCCGCATCGCGCCCCGCCGGGAGCTTCAGATGCGCGCGATGCGTGGTGAACGTGTCGCGGCCGAGCAGCCCGGTGGCCTTGAAGCTTTCCATCGAGAGATACACCCGCGGCGAAAACATCGCCACCGCGGCGGATTCGCCGGGAATCTTCTGCAAAGCGCCCGCCACCTTGAAGGTCCCCTCGCCGATCCGCACCTCGTCGCCCGGCTGCACGCCGAACTGCACCAGGATCGTTTCCTCCAGCAGCGCGAACGGTCCGCTGCGCACCTGCGCCATCGCGTCCGCCGGCGCGGTGACGAGTTCGCCATAAAAGGGAAACCCACCTTCGAGCGCGCGCACCTGTACGAGCCGCCGCTGCTCGTCGCGGGTGGGGAACGTGATCATCGAGCGCAGCGAGACCTCGCGCGCGACCTCCCCACCCAGCGATGCGAAATACGCGAGCGTTTCCGGCGCGAACTCCACGCGCGACGTGACCGCGATATCGGCGCCGAGCAGCGTCTTCGTCTGCTGCTCGACGGTCCGCTGCAGGTTGTCGCCCAGCGAGGCGATGCCCACGAGCGCGGCGATGCCGAGCACGATCGAGAGCGACACGAGCACCAGCCGCCGCCGCGACGCCCGCGAATCCCGCCAAGCCATTTTCAGAACGAAGGTCATGGATGCTCCCGCGAATTACGCCAATGGCCGCGAATGACTTTTTGTGTTGGCGATACGCCGATATTCCAACTTCGGGAACGCGCCAAAGTTCACGAGAAGTCCCAATTGGTAGCCCGTCGCGTGCAGGTAATTCTGGACCTGTGCAACGTGTTCGTCCGTGAGCTTCTCGCATGCCTTAAGCTCGAGCACGATCTTGTGCCAGCATGTGAAGTCCGGCGAGTAGGTGTGCTTCAGCGGCATTCCTTTGTAGCTGAGCGCAAGAGAGGGTTCGTGAACAAACGGTATGCTCCGAAGCCCGAGTTCAAGCTCCATGCAGTCGTGGTAGATCGGTTCAAGGAACCCGCAGCCCTTTTCGTTATAGACTTCAAACGCGGCTCCCACGATCGCGTAACTCTCATCCGGATAGATCAACTCACTCATAAGCTGGATTCGCGGCTATTCGCGAGATTCGCGGGCAGTGACCATCTCATCGCTGACGACGGCGCCGGTGCGGAGGCGGAGGATCCGGTGACAGCGGCGCGCCAGTTCGAGGTCGTGCGTCACCAGCACCAGCGTCGTGCCGCGTTCGCGGTTCAGCCCGAAAATCAGCTCCACCATCGCGTGCGCAGTGTCGCCGTCCAGATTGCCCGTCGGTTCGTCGCAGAATAATATTTTCGGCCGGTTCATGAACGCCCGTGCCAAGGCCACGCGCTGCTGCTCGCCGCCCGAAAGTTGCACCGGATAATGCTCGCAACGCTCGCCGAGCCCGACGCGCGCCAGTAATTCGCGCGCCTCCGGCTCGCAGCCCGACTCGCCGCGCAGCTCGACCGGCACCAGCACGTTTTCCAGCGCGGTCAGCGTCGGCACCAGCTGGAAATTTTGAAACACGAATCCGACATGCTGATTCCGCACGCGCGCCCGCGCATCCTCGTCCAACGCGGCGATCGACGCGCCGGCCAGCACCACGCTGCCGCCGCTGGGCTGATCGAGGCCCGCGCACAGACCGAGCAGCGTCGTCTTGCCACTGCCGCTCGGGCCCACGATCGCCACGCTCGCGCCTGCCGGCACCTCGAAACTCACCTCGTGCAACACGGTGAGCGGCCCCGCCGCGGTCGGATATGTTTTTGTGAGCCGCTCGACTTTCAGCATCGTCTGGTCACTCATGGGCATGGAACGATCACGAAACACACGAATCTCACGAAAGAAAGCACCGTGATGCTCAACGGTCTATTCCCGACACGAGCGGCCGGTTGGCTCCGCCAATTTCTTCCCACCCGCGAATGCCTTCGCGTCCCTGCGCGTGCTTCGCGGGCGCTCCTTTTCGCCTCTTGGGTTTGTTTCGTGGGCTTCTCCGTCCCGCTCGCCGCGAAAACGATCGTCTTTTTCGGCGACAGCCTCACGGCCGGCTACGGGCTCGACGATCCCGCGACGCAGGCATTCCCAGCGCGCGTCGCGGAAAAGCTCGCGCCGTCGCATCCCGGCTGGCGCGTGGTCAACGCCGGGCTCAGCGGCGAAACCAGTGCGGGCGGACTGCGCCGCGTGGACTGGGTGTTGCGGCAACCGATCGACCTCTTCGTCCTCGCGCTCGGCGCCAACGACGGACTCCGCGGCATCGAGCCGGCGGTCACCCGCGAAAACCTGCAGGGCATCATTGACCGCGTTCGCACCAAATTTCCCTCCGCCCAAATCGTGCTCGCCGGCATGATGATGCCGCCGAGCATGGGCCCGGACTACGCGCGCGAGTTCAGCGAAATCTTTCCGGCCTTGGCCGCGAAAAACCATCTCACCTTCGTGCCGTTTCTGCTCGCGGGCGTCGGCGGCGACGACGCGCTCAACCAGGCGGATCGCATCCATCCCACGGAACGCGGTCATGAAGTCGTGGCCGAAAACGTCTGGAAAATTCTCGAGCCGCTGCTCTAGACGACGCGAGCCATCGCCCGGGCAGCCCGCACGTATGTCCGGCCGTCGGCTAGCTTTTGCGCTTCGCGTGAGTAACATCCCGCGCTTCCACCCATGGTCCAGCCCGGCAGGATTCTTCCTCTCTGCGCCTTGAGCGTGCTCGCGTTCGCGCCCGTGGCGGCCGTACCCCTGCCCGTGACCGGGCGGGTCGAGCTCAGCGCCACCGCCGCCGAGAACATCGCCCGCGCCGCCGCGCCGGTGGACCAGCTCGATGGCGAGCGGCTGCAGCTCGCGCTGGGCGCGGGCACGTGGCGCGAATGGCGAAACCAACTGCTTACCACCGCGGAACTGAGCGCCACGTTTGAACATTTGCCGGATTACTCGCATGCCGACGGCGGCTCGTTCGGCGCGAGCGCCGGCGTCCGCCGCAAGCTCGGGCTCGGTCCGTTCGCGCCTGCGATCGACGCCGGCGCCGGCGTGTTTCATCGCGACGCCCGCGAGAATCGCGACGACGGCACCACGTCCACGGCGAGCCTTCGCGTCAGCAAACGCCTCGGCTCCGCCTGGCGGCTCTCCGTCACCGGCGACTGGCTGCAAC is part of the Opitutus terrae PB90-1 genome and harbors:
- a CDS encoding GxxExxY protein, with the translated sequence MSELIYPDESYAIVGAAFEVYNEKGCGFLEPIYHDCMELELGLRSIPFVHEPSLALSYKGMPLKHTYSPDFTCWHKIVLELKACEKLTDEHVAQVQNYLHATGYQLGLLVNFGAFPKLEYRRIANTKSHSRPLA
- a CDS encoding ABC transporter permease, translating into MTFVLKMAWRDSRASRRRLVLVSLSIVLGIAALVGIASLGDNLQRTVEQQTKTLLGADIAVTSRVEFAPETLAYFASLGGEVAREVSLRSMITFPTRDEQRRLVQVRALEGGFPFYGELVTAPADAMAQVRSGPFALLEETILVQFGVQPGDEVRIGEGTFKVAGALQKIPGESAAVAMFSPRVYLSMESFKATGLLGRDTFTTHRAHLKLPAGRDAEQLVKEMREKFRGQRLQFATVEERKRDLGENLKDVYSFLSLVGFVALVLGAVGVASAMHVYVRQKIATVAMLRCLGATARASFTIYVVQGLGLGAVGAVIGALLGVGVQTLLPAVLKDFLPFQVEMFISWPAVLRGTVAGLVICVLFTLLPLLTVRRVSPLLAIRSAQGERTGADPWRKWIYAGIGLAILGFAILQAGNWRAGGGFALMLGVAFGTLALLARGIIWAAKKFGPRRGLPYVARQGLANLHRPNNRTVLLLLSLGLGTFLMLTLVLTRASLLAKIAGIGGGTRPNLIFFDVQEDQIGALEKLAAANGAPLLAHAPMVTMRLAKLKGRTVEEWLKDESARLPGWALRREYRSTYRGQLTDTERLTAGTFIGRVEPGEARVPVSVEEGLAKDLQLKLGDELTFDVQGVPITGYVASLRQVEWQRMQPNFFVVFPEGVLEPAPKTFIAATRAATPTISAQVQRAVGRELPSVSAIDLALIQQTFDGIFAKAAFVISFMALFTVITGVIVLAGAVLTGRYQRIRETVLLRTLGATRRQLRQIQLVEYAVLGVLAALTGGLLALTANALLAKFVFKSPVMFSPGALLAALGGVVVVTLVTGLLTSRGITNHPPLEVLRQET
- a CDS encoding FKBP-type peptidyl-prolyl cis-trans isomerase, which produces MPRVVTFHYTLRDTSNRVLDTSAGGTPITFLEGSGHIIDGLDEQLRDADAGVKRRVQVPAAKAYGERDPAQVQRVNRSLLPVEGELNVGDTFQVGPEPGAPVVTVAGLEGDDVLLDANHPLAGVDLVFDVEIVSARAATAEELQGKQPQGG
- a CDS encoding ABC transporter ATP-binding protein gives rise to the protein MPMSDQTMLKVERLTKTYPTAAGPLTVLHEVSFEVPAGASVAIVGPSGSGKTTLLGLCAGLDQPSGGSVVLAGASIAALDEDARARVRNQHVGFVFQNFQLVPTLTALENVLVPVELRGESGCEPEARELLARVGLGERCEHYPVQLSGGEQQRVALARAFMNRPKILFCDEPTGNLDGDTAHAMVELIFGLNRERGTTLVLVTHDLELARRCHRILRLRTGAVVSDEMVTARESRE
- a CDS encoding arylesterase; translated protein: MLNGLFPTRAAGWLRQFLPTRECLRVPARASRALLFASWVCFVGFSVPLAAKTIVFFGDSLTAGYGLDDPATQAFPARVAEKLAPSHPGWRVVNAGLSGETSAGGLRRVDWVLRQPIDLFVLALGANDGLRGIEPAVTRENLQGIIDRVRTKFPSAQIVLAGMMMPPSMGPDYAREFSEIFPALAAKNHLTFVPFLLAGVGGDDALNQADRIHPTERGHEVVAENVWKILEPLL